The nucleotide sequence GATCAATCGCGGAATTGTCCACGGCCGATACGATCGACCTGTCGAGCATCGTTTATGATGACGGCACCTCGGCGACCTACAACGCTGCGACCGGCGAACTCGTCGTGAGCGACGCCTACAACCATACGATTACGCTGAAGCTCACGGGTGCCGACTACAGCAATTATCATTTCGCCGGCAGTGACGACGGCCATGGCGGCACGCTGATCACGATCAACGCGAACGACGATGCGCCTACGTTCGCGACGGCGTCGCTGACCGCCACCGTCCCCGAACGCGAGAACACCACCGGCTCCTCCGCGCTGGACCCCACGCCGACTGCCGCCACCGGCGCGCACGACTTCAAGGACATCGACCTGACCGACCGGCCGACCGCCGAGATCACGGGCCAATCCGTGACCTGGTTCGATACCGATGGCACGACGCCCCTGACGCTGACGGGCCAGGAAGCCGCGCTCGAGCAGGCGCTCACGCTTCAACTGACCGGCAAGAACAACGGCACCATCGGCTGGAGCTATTCGGTCGCCGACAACGCGCTGGATTTCCTCGGCGAGAACCAGACCGCGAAAGTGGTTTCGACCGTCACGCTCGACGACCATCAAGGCCACAAGATTACGACTGACGTCACGATCACGCTCGCCGGCAAGAACGATGCGCCGACGATCACGGCTGGGACGGATGACAGCGCCGGCGCTACCCTGCCAGAGACCAATGCGGGACTGGACCAGACCGGCACGCTGACCGCGTCCGACGTCGACACCACCGACCACGTCAGCGTCGCGCGCGATCACGTCACCGTCTATCTCGACGGTACCCTGCAGACGGACGATGTCGGTGATCTCTCGCACGCGACCCTGCTCAACTATTTCACCGTGCCGTCCGGCGACATCCTGAGCGGCACCGCCGGCCACGCGCAGTTTGCCTGGGAGTTCAATTCGGGCAGCCAGGCCTTCGACTTCCTCGCCGCCGGCCAGACGCTGTCGCTGCAATACACCATCGTTCCGGACGACGGCCACACCGCGACCGGCACGGGCAACGGCGTCGTCACCATCACCATCGCCGGCAGCAACGACGCGCCGACGCTGGACGTCGGCGCGATGACGATAACGCAAGACGATGGTCTCGTGACTGTCACTGGCCTGTCCGTCACCGACCCCGATGCCAATGAGACGTTCACCGTCGAAGCTGCCGCCGTATCCGGAAGTGCTGCGAACGCCTCTTTGCATTCGGGCGCCCTGACCGTGACCTATACCGAGCCAAGCCAGGACGCGCCTGCCACGGATACGGTCGCGGTGACCGTAACCGACAGCCACAATGCGACCGATACTGTCAATTTGATCTTCAATCTGAGCGAACAATGCCCGGTGACGCTCACCAGCACGACCGGCAAGGACGTGCTGTTCGGGACCGGGGATCAGGATCAGTTCGTGTTCGCGGCCAATTCGAACCACGATGTGATCATGAATTTCACTTCCGGCACGGACAAGATCGACCTGTCGGCCGTTGTCACGGCCTCCGATACGCAAACCTGGCTGGATCAGCACGCGACCACCACGTCAGGGCTGGACACCCTGATCACCATCAATGCCGCCGACACCATCCTCCTGAAGGGTGTCGCCCACGTCCAGGCGAGTGACTTCATCGTCCATGCCTGATCGCGGCGTGATGGGCGTGGCCGGTCGTCGGCAAGCCTGATCCGCGCTGCCGTTTGCCGCAAAAGCGTGATATCCAGCCAGCATGAAACGTCTCAAGATCCTGCGGCGGTGGTTTGCGCGGAAGCTCGGCATTGCGGGGCTGATGTGCCTTGCGCTGCTGGTCCTGTTTGCCGGCGCCCGGCTGTGGGATCCGCCGCCGATCCAGGAATTGCGGCTGCGCACCTTCGACATGTTCCAATTGATCGATCCGCGCCACAAGGCGGCGCGGCCGGTCACCATCGTCGACATCGACGACAAGAGCCTGGCCACGCTCGGCCAGTGGCCGTGGCCGCGGACGCGGATCGCGGATTTGATCCAGAACCTCACCAGTAACGGCGCGGTGGCGATCGGCTTCGACGTGGTGTTCTCGGAGCCCGACCGGCTCAACCCGGATCTGGTCGCGGGCCAGATGCGTTATCTCGATGATGCCACCCGCGCCAAGCTGCGCGAGCTGCCGACCAACGACCAGATCCTGTCCGAAGCGATCAAGCGATCGCGCGTGGTGCTGGGCGAGACCGGCCTGCCCGACATCCTGACCGAACTCGACAAGTCGCTTCCGTTCACCGGTGTCGCGACGGTCGGCGAGGATCGCGCGGAACGCTTCTTGTTCGAATTTCCCGGCCTCTTGCGCAACGTGCCCGTCATCGAGAAGGTCGCGGCCGGCCGCGGCCTGTTCACCATCAGGACCGAGCGCGACGGCCTGATCCGCCGCGTGCCGATGGTGATGCGCGCCCAGGGCAACATCATGCCCTCGCTCAGTCTCGAGATCCTGCGCGTCGTCACGGGCACGCCAACGCTGCTGGTGCGGACCGACAAGTCCGGCGTGCGGGCCGTGCGCCTCAAGGGCGTTGAGATTCCGACCGACAAGAACGGCCAGTTCTGGGTGCACTATGCCCGTCATGACCCCTCGATCTACGTCTCGGCGGCCGACGTGCTCGACAACACCGTGTCGCCGAGCAAGATCAACGGCAAGCTGGTGCTGATCGGCACGTCCGCCGCCGGGCTGAACGACATCAAGACCACGCCGGTATCGCGAACCATGCCGGGCGTCGAGATCCACGCCCAGGTGCTGGAGAGCGTGCTGAGCGGCGCGGTGATCTCCCAGCCGAACTACGCGCTCGGCGTCGAATTGCTTGCCGCGCTCGTCATCGGACTTCTGGTGATCGTCTTCACGCCGAATCTCGGGCCGGTGCGGCTGGTGCTCGCGGGTGCGATGTTCGCAGCGATCCTGGTCGGCGTGTCCTGGTTCTTTTACGCGCAGTACCGCTATCTGATCGACTTCACCTATCCGCTGCTGTCGACCACCGCGGTCTATCTGACGCTGATCTTCGCGAGCTTCGTACGCGAGCAGCGGCAGCGTGTGCAGATCCGCGGGCAATTCGCGCAATACATGTCACCGGTGCTGGTCGAGCAGCTCGCGCAGTCGCCGGAAAAGCTCGTGCTCGGCGGCGAGGAGCGCGAGATGACGATCATGTTCTCCGACGTGCGCGGCTTCACCACCATCTCGGAGACCTACAAGCACGATCCGCAAGGCCTGATCGCGCTGATGAACCGCTTCCTGACGCCGCTGACCGACGTAATCATCGAGCGAAAGGGCTATATCGACAAATACATGGGCGACGCCATCATGGCGTTCTGGAACGCGCCGCTCGACGATGCCGAGCACGAGATCAACGCCTGCGAGGCCGCGATCCAGATGCTGGAGCAGATCGACGCGGTCAACAAGGAGCGCGAGCAGGAAGCCGCCGACGGCGGCCACGTCTATATCCCGCTCAATGTCGGCATCGGCCTCAACACCGGCATCGGCGTGGTCGGCAACATGGGCTCGGACCTGAAGAAGAACTATTCGGTGCTCGGCGACAGCGTGAACCTCGCCTCGCGTCTCGAAGGCCAGTCGAAGGAATACGGCTTTCCCATCATCGTCGGATCCAGGACCGCGCTCGCCGCCAAGGATAAGTTCGCGATCCTCGAGCTCGACTTCATCATGGTCAAGGGCAAGACCGAGCCGGAGGTGATCTACGCCATCGCCGGCCGCGAGGACGTGATGCATTCGGGCGCCTTCCAGCGCCTGCGTAACATCACCATCGAGATGCTCGGCTGCTACCGCGGCCGCGACTGGCAGGGCGCGCTGGACGCGATCGAGCGCGGCCGTCGCAGCGAGGACGCCGACACGCTGGAAAAGCTGTTCAAGCTGTACGAGGTGCGCATCAAGGATTTCCAGCTCAATCCGCCGGCAGAGGGCTGGACCGGGGCGTATGCGCTGCTGACGAAGTAGTTGCCCGCGTCACCGCTCTCGTAGGGTGGGCAAAGGCGCATAGCGCCGTGCCCACGGTCTTTCGCGGCGGCTGAAGGTGGTGGGCACGCTTCGCTTTGCCCACCCTACGACAGCTGCGCGTGAACCCTCACTCCATCCCGATCGTCGTCAGATCCTGGAACCAGTGCTGCGCCTGCACGAACTGTTTCACCTTCGGCGACAGGGCATGCGGGTTGGTGTCGTGGACGACCCAGACCAGCGTAGCGTCGTCGACGATCAGCGTATGTGCCTGCGCCAGCAACTCGTCCTGCTTGGCGCTGTCGAACGTCTGCTTGGCCTTGTCGATCAACGCGTCCACCTCGGGGTTCTTGTAGCCGCCCCAGTTGACGCCGACCGGCGCGATCTGGCCGGAATGGAAGAAGCGGACGATGGCGTAGAGCGGGTCGGAGGTGACATAGGCGATGTTGTTGGCGGTGATGCCGGCGTTGATCTCGTCGGCCGCGCCCTTGCGCCAATGCGTATAGAGTGTCTCGAGCTCGACGACCTTGAAGTCGATGTCGATGCCGATCTCCTTGAAGCTCTGCTGCAGGAACTCGTTCATCGGCAGCGACAGCATCTGGCCGGTGCCGCCCTGCGCGATGATGAAGGTGGCCTTCAGCGGTTTTGCTTTTGAATAGCCGGCTTCCTCGACCAGCTTCTTCGCGGCAGCCAGATCGTATTTCAGCTCGAAGCTGGGCTTGCCGAACCACGGGCTCGATGGATCGACCTGACCCTTTGCGGGTTTTGCTAGCCCGTTCATCAGGCCGACCACCGCCTCGCGGTCGATCGCGAGGTTGAGCGCCTTGCGCAGGCGGATGTCGGTCCAGGGCGAGCCCGGCAGCACGCTGAGATGATAATTCCAGACATGCGGCGTGACGTTGTCGACGAGCTTCATCCCCGCCGCCTTGAGCTGCGGCACCGCATCCGGTGCCGGCGTCTCGATCAGGTCGACTTGTCCGGCGAGCAGCGCGTTGGTGCGCGTCAGCGCTTCCGGCATCGGCACCAGCACGATCTTGTCGGCCTTGGGAATGCGCTTCTTGTTCCAGTAATCAGGGTTCTTGGTCAGCTCGGCCAGCTCGCGCGGCACCAGTTTTGTCAGTTTGAACGGTCCGGTGCCAGAGGGCTGGCTGGCGAACTTGTCCCAATCCTTGCCGAGCTTTTCGTATTGCGCCGGGCTGGAGACCAGGAACCACAGCATCTGATAGGGGAAGAACGAGTCCACCGTCTTGGTGGTGATCTCCACCGTGAAATCATCGATCTTGGCGTAGCTGGCGACCGAGGGCAGGCGGGTCTTCACCTGCGCGCTCTGCCGCTTGTCGAACTGCGGCGCCTTGTCGTTGAGCACCTTGTCCAGATTCCAGATCACCGCATCGGCGTTGAACGCGCTGCCGTCGTGAAACTTCACGTCCTTGCGCAGTGTGAAGCGCCACTTTGTCTTGTCGGCATCGTCGACCTTCCATTCCGTGGCGAGGCCCGGCACCAGCTTGCCCGGCCGGTCGGCGACGTCCATCTCCCAGGCGACGAGCGGATCGTAGATCGTGTAGGCGGTGAACTGATACGCGCCGGCACCGCGATCGGGCTGGCCGGTCGTCAGCGGAATGTCCGCCATCGAGATGCCGTAGCGCACCACCGTTTCAGCGCGTGCCGAGATTGCGGACAACGCCAGCGCAAGCACGGCGAGACAGATCGACAGAC is from Bradyrhizobium xenonodulans and encodes:
- a CDS encoding CHASE2 domain-containing protein, with translation MKRLKILRRWFARKLGIAGLMCLALLVLFAGARLWDPPPIQELRLRTFDMFQLIDPRHKAARPVTIVDIDDKSLATLGQWPWPRTRIADLIQNLTSNGAVAIGFDVVFSEPDRLNPDLVAGQMRYLDDATRAKLRELPTNDQILSEAIKRSRVVLGETGLPDILTELDKSLPFTGVATVGEDRAERFLFEFPGLLRNVPVIEKVAAGRGLFTIRTERDGLIRRVPMVMRAQGNIMPSLSLEILRVVTGTPTLLVRTDKSGVRAVRLKGVEIPTDKNGQFWVHYARHDPSIYVSAADVLDNTVSPSKINGKLVLIGTSAAGLNDIKTTPVSRTMPGVEIHAQVLESVLSGAVISQPNYALGVELLAALVIGLLVIVFTPNLGPVRLVLAGAMFAAILVGVSWFFYAQYRYLIDFTYPLLSTTAVYLTLIFASFVREQRQRVQIRGQFAQYMSPVLVEQLAQSPEKLVLGGEEREMTIMFSDVRGFTTISETYKHDPQGLIALMNRFLTPLTDVIIERKGYIDKYMGDAIMAFWNAPLDDAEHEINACEAAIQMLEQIDAVNKEREQEAADGGHVYIPLNVGIGLNTGIGVVGNMGSDLKKNYSVLGDSVNLASRLEGQSKEYGFPIIVGSRTALAAKDKFAILELDFIMVKGKTEPEVIYAIAGREDVMHSGAFQRLRNITIEMLGCYRGRDWQGALDAIERGRRSEDADTLEKLFKLYEVRIKDFQLNPPAEGWTGAYALLTK
- a CDS encoding ABC transporter substrate-binding protein yields the protein MRIRLSICLAVLALALSAISARAETVVRYGISMADIPLTTGQPDRGAGAYQFTAYTIYDPLVAWEMDVADRPGKLVPGLATEWKVDDADKTKWRFTLRKDVKFHDGSAFNADAVIWNLDKVLNDKAPQFDKRQSAQVKTRLPSVASYAKIDDFTVEITTKTVDSFFPYQMLWFLVSSPAQYEKLGKDWDKFASQPSGTGPFKLTKLVPRELAELTKNPDYWNKKRIPKADKIVLVPMPEALTRTNALLAGQVDLIETPAPDAVPQLKAAGMKLVDNVTPHVWNYHLSVLPGSPWTDIRLRKALNLAIDREAVVGLMNGLAKPAKGQVDPSSPWFGKPSFELKYDLAAAKKLVEEAGYSKAKPLKATFIIAQGGTGQMLSLPMNEFLQQSFKEIGIDIDFKVVELETLYTHWRKGAADEINAGITANNIAYVTSDPLYAIVRFFHSGQIAPVGVNWGGYKNPEVDALIDKAKQTFDSAKQDELLAQAHTLIVDDATLVWVVHDTNPHALSPKVKQFVQAQHWFQDLTTIGME